A part of Cytophagia bacterium CHB2 genomic DNA contains:
- a CDS encoding T9SS type A sorting domain-containing protein: MKHFKLLRWLLLAPGLAFSQDVLQSFDTELDSSYWAYEHVSSSTQTFTNLSLANDVVHKGTGSMKVDYAIQGTESWGGYANIMHGADSTEVFDFSPYTHLKVWYYNAIPQSIPSTTHLRVLLKDMSNVAVNDRIMANITQAEFWYSHFFVLDAAPGWNELVLPLTDVGVQSDQGVWLPGWAGQAGNSTLDLDKIKAWKFEWSIDASVYNAADPQASGISAGTIYLDDLRLTGHAFPVINFFDTTASQPATYAGTGSSSISVTDNTTEFLETASAQFDWKVDAPESWGGFASLTYGDDNSFLPNMAGHTHMTLRYNNFLASSNPGNVVFRIQLYDYSEGDNSQEQWIFETRAVLDSAAGWKKLIIPLEDRGAGVGPNAEGFSNPGWSGVAGNSKLDWDKVKKYEFAFSAAQQGTVTTGGILFDNLELYGKRQTDFEPPAEVQGVAAVPDANQNFNLVIWQDVPNEQGERYTVYASQQPITDINAPGVEVIADGVAENVQTFVHYLRHPLVDKAVTYYYAVSAVDRVGNIGDAGTAAAPVANTAKGVATIALNVPANVAIDGDLSEWYASGIKPFEYKQSTSHVGLGVFENDDDLSITMFMAIDNEYLYFAVDAIDNVHSYDAAGNWYEDDAIEMFFGLYDGRPGPPHLARLRGEKPDYALQYRYDGLFNADNNNFQIYNRDSTNYYFEGFGSDYIIETKIRLSDITFGDDAPFTPVNGTRIPLDFSIHDSDVANVRDGVMSLSPINNDNSWSSPRNWTYTWIGDKDSPTGVEEAQGNVPTIYSLSQNYPNPFNPTTNIVYTLPKSGAVKVELFNALGQKVRTLVDEFKAAGKYTVTIQAETLPTGVYFYRFKAGDFKQVRKMLLMK, from the coding sequence ATGAAGCATTTCAAATTGTTACGATGGTTGCTGTTGGCGCCTGGGCTGGCCTTTAGCCAGGATGTGCTGCAGAGTTTTGACACTGAACTCGATTCCAGCTACTGGGCATACGAGCATGTGAGCAGCTCCACCCAGACATTCACGAATCTGTCGTTGGCTAACGATGTTGTGCACAAGGGCACCGGCTCGATGAAGGTCGATTATGCCATTCAAGGCACAGAGAGCTGGGGCGGTTACGCCAATATCATGCACGGAGCGGATAGCACCGAGGTTTTCGATTTCTCGCCGTATACGCACCTGAAGGTGTGGTACTACAATGCCATTCCGCAATCGATACCCAGCACCACACATCTTCGCGTCCTGCTCAAAGACATGAGCAATGTCGCCGTCAATGACCGCATTATGGCGAACATCACGCAAGCAGAGTTCTGGTACTCCCACTTTTTCGTTCTCGACGCGGCGCCGGGTTGGAATGAACTGGTGCTGCCGTTGACCGATGTCGGGGTACAGTCCGATCAAGGCGTGTGGCTGCCAGGCTGGGCCGGCCAGGCCGGCAACAGCACACTTGATCTTGACAAGATCAAAGCCTGGAAATTCGAATGGTCGATCGACGCCTCGGTTTATAACGCCGCCGACCCGCAAGCTTCCGGTATTTCTGCCGGAACGATTTATTTAGACGATTTACGGCTTACCGGCCATGCGTTTCCGGTTATCAACTTCTTTGATACCACCGCCTCCCAGCCGGCGACCTATGCAGGAACCGGGAGCAGCAGTATCAGCGTGACCGACAATACCACGGAGTTTTTGGAAACGGCCTCGGCGCAATTCGATTGGAAAGTCGATGCCCCGGAATCATGGGGCGGTTTTGCCAGCCTCACGTACGGCGACGACAACAGCTTTTTGCCGAACATGGCGGGCCACACGCACATGACTTTGCGCTACAACAATTTCCTGGCTTCCAGCAACCCCGGCAATGTGGTTTTTCGCATCCAATTGTACGATTACAGCGAGGGCGACAATTCGCAAGAACAATGGATTTTCGAGACGCGTGCGGTGCTCGACTCGGCAGCGGGTTGGAAGAAATTGATCATTCCGCTTGAAGACCGCGGTGCGGGCGTGGGCCCCAATGCCGAAGGCTTCTCGAATCCGGGCTGGTCCGGCGTAGCGGGAAACAGCAAGCTGGATTGGGACAAAGTGAAGAAATACGAGTTCGCTTTTTCCGCAGCGCAACAGGGCACGGTTACCACGGGCGGAATTCTGTTCGACAACCTCGAGTTGTACGGCAAGCGCCAGACGGATTTCGAGCCGCCGGCCGAGGTGCAAGGCGTGGCAGCGGTGCCGGACGCCAATCAGAATTTCAACTTGGTGATTTGGCAGGATGTGCCCAACGAACAAGGTGAACGATATACCGTGTATGCCAGCCAGCAGCCGATCACGGACATCAATGCGCCCGGTGTTGAAGTTATTGCCGACGGCGTAGCGGAAAATGTTCAGACCTTTGTGCATTACCTGCGCCACCCGCTGGTGGATAAGGCCGTCACGTATTACTATGCTGTCAGCGCTGTGGACCGAGTCGGTAACATCGGCGATGCCGGCACAGCGGCTGCGCCAGTGGCCAACACCGCCAAGGGAGTTGCCACCATTGCTCTCAACGTCCCCGCGAATGTGGCTATCGACGGCGATTTGAGTGAATGGTACGCCAGCGGCATCAAGCCGTTCGAATACAAGCAATCCACCTCACATGTTGGGTTAGGAGTTTTTGAGAACGACGACGATCTCTCGATCACGATGTTTATGGCGATCGACAACGAATATCTCTACTTCGCGGTCGATGCCATTGACAACGTGCATTCGTATGATGCCGCCGGCAACTGGTATGAAGATGATGCCATCGAGATGTTCTTTGGTTTGTATGATGGCCGTCCGGGCCCGCCCCACCTTGCCCGGCTGCGCGGCGAAAAGCCGGATTACGCGTTGCAATACCGCTACGACGGCTTGTTTAACGCGGACAACAACAACTTTCAGATTTACAACCGCGATTCCACCAACTACTACTTCGAAGGGTTCGGCTCCGACTATATCATCGAGACCAAAATCCGGTTGAGCGATATTACCTTCGGCGACGATGCCCCTTTTACACCGGTCAACGGCACGCGCATTCCGCTTGACTTTTCGATCCATGACTCCGATGTCGCGAATGTGCGCGATGGCGTGATGTCGCTGTCGCCGATCAACAATGACAATTCCTGGTCGTCGCCGCGCAATTGGACGTACACCTGGATCGGCGATAAAGATTCGCCCACCGGCGTGGAAGAGGCGCAGGGCAATGTTCCGACGATTTACAGCCTGAGCCAGAATTACCCCAATCCGTTCAATCCCACCACCAACATCGTCTACACGCTGCCCAAGTCCGGCGCCGTGAAAGTCGAATTGTTCAACGCGCTCGGCCAAAAAGTGCGCACACTGGTGGATGAGTTCAAGGCGGCCGGGAAATACACGGTCACCATCCAGGCTGAAACACTGCCTACCGGCGTTTATTTCTATCGCTTCAAAGCCGGAGATTTCAAGCAAGTGCGCAAGATGCTTTTGATGAAGTGA
- a CDS encoding T9SS type A sorting domain-containing protein gives MSSGERAGLLLKATWLCLFWLAPNASMGQVVATLDATLQLRTVDGITVPHQNGIPIPSFEKQERTTVNLAGLWRKQRFAANHDLTLKKRDAAGFAELLSEAGDRFKPEFDDSNWPTHQIPGVENTINAYERRPEYYQDGVWYRRAFAVPDSLRGSFVKLMFYAVNYVADVWLNGTYIGYHEGGYTSFAFDVSQAIRYDTLNVLAVRVDNPPWGTRSDIVPYSRVDWFNYTGIIHDVYLEFSDPISVVRADVVPKEIDGTIQTTITLFNALPAEQDIEVRVQVYEAAIGEHNIRAEKAAEVMGAPAPVSGQTENSVTVASQASKTWRTMLTVQNPKLWSPQNPNLYVLHVIVSKAGEIIDEFHTQFGIRTAKKQGNKFLLNEKPAFFVGLARHEDHPTHGRSIPIETIYDDLLKIKNLNANWLRTAHYPNHPFTYLAADRLGFVVMEEIPVWQFDSNLAWVLQNLLRHIHEQMFKEMVFRDYNRPSIITWSTSNECLDVDNRRTFIQRVQQELNRLYPDGRLTGQSAAADRPGPDDPSQAVCDFIGWTMYFGVFHGSTAYTGTKYFLVDANLAYPEKPVINTEFGYWSSENSSTAGMQVEIFNETFRALKQRAVMDSLGNYDCCGYLMATTWWCAFDWYRMTEGFQSMGVLRMDRVTEKPVTPVLKAAYLPYFKKGGIATEVKERASAASSSLPQFVLYQNYPNPFNPATSISFSVQKRTPVKLTVLDVTGREIAVLLDEVKNAGHYHVTFPDNGRTQQHLPSGVYFYKLATDKFTDVKKMILMK, from the coding sequence ATGAGCAGCGGTGAACGGGCTGGATTGCTTTTGAAAGCAACGTGGTTGTGCTTGTTCTGGTTGGCGCCCAACGCGTCAATGGGGCAGGTGGTTGCCACGTTGGACGCAACCTTGCAACTGCGCACAGTTGATGGCATCACCGTGCCGCATCAAAATGGCATTCCCATTCCTTCATTTGAGAAACAAGAGCGCACAACCGTCAATCTCGCCGGCCTGTGGCGCAAGCAACGCTTCGCGGCCAATCACGATTTGACCCTCAAAAAGAGAGACGCCGCCGGCTTCGCGGAATTGCTCTCGGAAGCCGGCGACCGTTTCAAACCCGAATTTGACGACAGCAACTGGCCTACACATCAAATTCCGGGCGTTGAAAACACCATTAACGCTTATGAACGCCGGCCGGAATATTATCAAGACGGAGTGTGGTACCGCCGCGCATTCGCGGTTCCGGATTCTCTGCGCGGCTCCTTCGTCAAACTCATGTTTTATGCCGTCAACTATGTTGCTGATGTGTGGTTGAACGGAACGTATATCGGTTATCACGAAGGCGGCTATACTTCTTTTGCGTTTGATGTTTCACAGGCGATTAGATATGATACTCTAAATGTTCTGGCCGTGCGCGTGGATAATCCGCCGTGGGGAACGCGCAGCGATATTGTCCCCTATTCGCGCGTCGATTGGTTCAATTACACCGGCATCATTCACGACGTTTATTTGGAGTTTTCCGATCCGATTTCTGTTGTGCGCGCCGACGTCGTGCCCAAAGAAATAGATGGCACAATTCAAACCACGATCACACTGTTCAACGCCTTGCCCGCAGAACAAGATATTGAGGTGCGGGTGCAAGTTTATGAAGCCGCGATTGGCGAACACAACATCCGCGCGGAAAAGGCTGCGGAAGTGATGGGCGCGCCGGCCCCGGTTTCCGGACAAACAGAAAACAGTGTGACGGTCGCGTCACAGGCCAGCAAAACCTGGCGGACGATGCTCACCGTGCAAAATCCCAAACTCTGGTCTCCGCAAAATCCCAATCTTTATGTGTTGCACGTTATCGTGTCAAAAGCCGGCGAAATAATTGATGAATTTCATACACAATTTGGCATTCGCACGGCAAAGAAGCAGGGCAATAAATTTTTGCTCAACGAGAAGCCTGCGTTCTTTGTCGGCCTGGCGCGCCATGAAGATCACCCAACCCACGGCCGCAGCATCCCAATCGAGACGATTTATGACGATTTACTGAAAATCAAAAATCTCAATGCCAATTGGCTGCGCACCGCCCACTATCCGAATCATCCTTTTACTTATCTTGCCGCTGACCGGCTCGGCTTCGTCGTCATGGAGGAGATTCCGGTCTGGCAATTCGACTCAAACCTGGCGTGGGTGCTGCAAAACTTGTTGCGCCATATTCACGAACAAATGTTTAAAGAGATGGTCTTCCGTGACTACAATCGCCCCTCCATCATAACCTGGAGCACCAGCAACGAATGCCTGGATGTCGATAATCGCAGGACTTTCATTCAACGCGTGCAGCAAGAGTTGAATCGTTTGTACCCGGATGGCAGGCTTACCGGCCAATCGGCTGCAGCAGACCGGCCCGGCCCGGACGATCCTTCACAGGCCGTATGTGATTTCATCGGCTGGACCATGTATTTCGGCGTGTTTCACGGCAGCACAGCCTATACCGGCACAAAATATTTTCTCGTCGATGCGAATCTTGCTTATCCCGAAAAGCCCGTCATCAATACGGAGTTTGGCTACTGGTCTTCGGAAAACAGCTCGACCGCCGGCATGCAGGTGGAGATCTTCAACGAAACCTTTCGCGCCTTGAAACAACGCGCGGTTATGGACAGTCTGGGCAACTACGATTGTTGCGGCTACTTGATGGCAACGACGTGGTGGTGTGCGTTTGATTGGTATCGCATGACTGAGGGCTTCCAGAGCATGGGGGTTTTGCGCATGGACCGTGTGACGGAAAAGCCAGTGACGCCCGTGCTCAAAGCCGCCTACCTGCCCTATTTCAAAAAAGGCGGTATCGCCACGGAAGTAAAAGAGCGCGCTTCTGCCGCAAGCTCTTCATTGCCACAATTCGTGCTGTACCAAAATTATCCCAATCCCTTCAACCCGGCCACGAGCATCAGTTTCTCAGTGCAAAAAAGAACGCCCGTCAAGCTTACCGTGCTCGATGTGACGGGCAGAGAGATTGCGGTTCTGCTCGATGAAGTGAAAAATGCGGGCCACTACCACGTGACATTTCCCGACAACGGCCGCACACAGCAGCATTTACCCAGCGGCGTTTATTTTTATAAATTGGCAACGGATAAATTCACCGATGTAAAAAAAATGATTTTGATGAAGTGA